The window TCTGCCGCCGCAGCTGATCGCCCCTCTGATCGCTGAGGAGGTGGGCAGGTTCGGAGGCCGCGACGTCTCCATCCTGCTCCAGGACTACGCGCAGGAACTGCTGGTGCCGCTTCCGGGCAGGAAGCTGCACGTCAGCCAGCCCCAGCCGGTGATCGACTCTCCGGCTGGCCGGGCCTTCCTGCGCGGGGAGGTTGTCGAGGTGCCGCAAGCCCGCGGCGGCGTTCGGATGTACCTGCCGCTGCTGGACGGCAGTGACACGGTGGGCGTGATGGTCCTCACCCTGGACGATGTCGGCGAGGACGACCGGCGGCTGCTGCGCTGGCTCGCCGGTCTGGTCGCTGATCTGCTGGTCACCAAGAACGCCTACACCGACCAGTTCTTCCTGGCCCGGCGCCGGGAGCCGATGAGCGTGTCCGCGGAGATCCAGTGGGGCCTGCTGCCGCCGCTGACGATGACCGTGCCTCAGGTCGCGGTGGCCGGCATGCTGGAGCCCGCCTACCGCGTCGCCGGTGACAGCTTCGACTACGCCCTCAACGACAACATCCTGCATGTGGCCGTGATCGACGCGATGGGCCATGGCCTGAACGCCGCCGTGATGGCGACCGTCGCGATCGGCGCCTACCGGCATGCCCGGCGCGTGTTCGTCAGCCTGGCCGAGAAGTACACCTACATGGACGACGCGGTCTCCGGGCAGTTCGGCCCCGACCACTTCGTCACCGCCCAGCTGATGCACCTGAACATCACCACCGGCGAGCTGGAGCTCGTCAACGCGGGCCACCCCGCGCCCCTGCTCATCCGCGACGGCAAGGTCCTGCGGCAGCTGGACAGCGCGACGACGCTGCCCGTCGGATTCGGCGGCGAGGAGCCCCGGATCACAGAGCACACCCTCCAGCAGGGCGACCGCGTGCTCTGCTACACCGACGGAATCATCGAAGAACACGTCGCCGGCGGGGAGCAGTTCGGGGAGGAACGCCTCATCCGCTGCGTCAACCGACTCGGGGAAAGGCCGTCGGAGGGGATGCGGGCAGATCTGCGCCGGCTCTCCCACGCCCTGAAGAGCGCACGAGGCGGACACACCAGCGACGACGCCACCCTCTTCATGATCGAATGGCGCGGGGGCGCCGCCGGCCACCTCGCGGTTCTCGACTGAACGCCCCCTCCCGGAGCCGCCCGCCCTCGCAGCGAACCGGCACGGGCAAGCGGGCCCCCGGGAGCGATACCGGCGCTCATCTCCCCATGGCCACCGCCACCACCGGCATCCGCCTTCGGTGCCGCAGCTCGGCCAGCAGTGCGGGGCCGCCGCCCGGTGAGGCGACGGCCCGTGCGGCCCCGTCACGCAGGATCCCCGGCATGGTGCGGGGGACCCGACGGGTGACGAGGGGTTAGGTCGTCTCTTTCGGATCTTGCCGGGCCCGCGTCGCCCGGCACCGCACCTCGCCGCGTTGTCGGAGCACCGCAGTACGTCCAGTACAACGGCACTCCTCCGCCTTGCGATGCACGGCACCGGACGACGCGGGCCGACCGACAAGATCCAAAAGAGACGACCTAGCGGCGGCGGCCCCAGGTTTCGCTGTCGACGGTGCGGCCGCGGTCGTCGCGCAGGGTGGCGGTGTCGGAGCGGTTGTCCCAGACGTAGTCGCGGCGGTCCTGGAAGAGGTCGGTGCGGGTGGTGTTGGTGATCTCCACCCACTCGCCGTTCAGGGAACGGTTGGAGCGGTCGTCGCGTCCGGGGCTGTCGGCCTGGACCCGGCTGATCTCCACCCGCGGCCGCTGCTGGTGGTGACGGTCATCACCGTCCGCGGCAGCCGCCGGGAGCGCCGCGGCCGAGACGATCGCGTCGGCCGCCAGGACGATGGCGGCGATGCGGCGTACGGAGGAAGAAGCAGAAGACATGGGTGACGCTCCCTCAAGAACAGTGCCCCACAAGCGAAAAAGGGTGCGCCGGCCTTCGGCGAGGAGCCGGCGGGTGGTGGGGTGGTCGCCGCGCAGGGCTGCCGTGTGGGCCTTGCCGAACACCGCGTTCAGGAGACCGAGGGACGGCTGGTTGCCGCTGAGGGCGATGGCCCGGTCGGCGAAGACGTCGGCGATCGGCAGGGCGGTGCCTTCGTGGCCGAGGGCGATCGCGGCGCGGCCCCGGACCCCAACCGCGACCGCGACCGCGACCGCGACGTCGGTCAGGCCGGTGACGAAGTCGGCCCTCGGCGCCCGGGACAGTCCTCGGTGACCGAGTGGTCCCGCGGGTCCCGCCGCGGCGGAACCAGAACTTGGTATGGACCTGACAAATGGGGTCGGCTAGCGTAGCGCCCGACACTCTCTGAGAGCGCTCTCAAGCGTTCAATCCCCCACACCAGGAGGTCTCGTGAAACACACCACCCCCTTACGCGCCGCCGTCGCCGCCCTGCTCCTGACCGTCGGCCTGGGCGCCGCCCACGCCGGCGCGGCGAGCGCCGCCCCGCTTCCGGAGGCCGCCGCGGCATCGTCCGCCGCAGCGCCGTCCACCTCGGCCGGACTGCTCGACGCGATGCGCCGGGACCTCGGGCTCACCGCTTCCCAGGCCGAGGAACGGCTGAGCGCAGAAAAGGCCGCCGCGGCCGTGGAGAAGGCCGCACGGCAGGCTGCGGGTGGTGCGTACGGCGGCTCGTGGTACGAGCCTTCCACCGGCCGGCTCGTCGTCGCGGTGACCGACCGCGCGAAGGAGTCCGAGGCGCGGGCACTGGGCGCCGACACCCGCCTCGTCCGGCACAGCGCCGCCGCGCTGGACCGCGCCAAAGCGCGCCTGGACACGCTGCGCGCCCCCACCGGGGTGGCCGGCTGGCACGTCGACCCGCGGACCAACAGCGTCGTCGTCACGGTCGTACGTACCGAGCGGGAAACCCCCGCCGTACGGGCGTTCGTCGACCGGGCCCGGGCCGGCGGCCCCGTCACCGTCGCCGAGACGGCGCAGGCGCCCCGTACCTACGCCGCGGGCACCGTCGGCGGCGACCCGTACTACACCGGCAACGTCCGCTGTTCGATCGGCTTCTCCGTGTACGGCGGCTTCGTGACGGCTGGGCACTGCGGGCAGGCGGGGGCCGCCGTGCGCGGCTGGGACGGGTCCGCGATGGGCACCTTCCGGGGATCCTCGTTCCCCGGCAACGACTACGCGTACGTCGGCATCCACAACGGCTGGTGGACCGTACCGGTGGTGCTCGGCTGGGGCACCATCCCGGACCAGCTGGTACGCGGCTCCGCCGAGGCACCTGTGGGCGCCTCGATCTGCCGGTCGGGGTCCACGACACACTGGCACTGCGGCACCGTCCTCGCCAAGAACGAGACCGTCAACTACAGCCAGGGCGCCGTCCACCAGATGACGAAGACCAGCGTGTGCGCCGAGGGAGGCGACTCCGGCGGCTCGTTCCTCAGCGGGGACCAGGCCCAGGGCGTCACCTCCGGCGGCTGGGGCAACTGCTCGTCCGGCGGCCAGACGTGGTTCCAGCCGATCAACGAGATCCTCGGCCGCTACGGCCTGACCCTGCACACCGCCTGACGCTGGACACGCCTGGCCCTGCGCACGCCTGAGGTCGGCGCGGCACCAGGTCCTTCCGGGCGCGAGCACCCCACCCGGAAGGGCCTGGCGCCCGGCTTCCCGTACGGGGCCGGCGGCGCTGCTCGTCGACCTGTCCGGTGTGCCGCGGACCGATGCCGGGCACCGGCGCATGGACGAGGAACCGTCGGCCGGGGCCGGGTGCGTGGCCGGGAGCACGCGGTCCGGACGCCCGCACGGAGTACCCGCGTCGGCCGTCCGGCCGGCGATCACGTGAGGCTCCGATTCACACCTCTCTGCATCAAGCCAGCCTTAAGAGATCGTTAAGCCGAAGGCCACAAGAGAAAACCCCAGGTCAGAGGCGTGCGAGGAGTGTCGCCTGACGTTGCCATGACAGTTACCCCTCCGTAATACTCACTGCCTCGGGTGACATTGCGTCACGTTTGAGAGCGCTCTCGTACCCCTCCTGTCACTCTTCACCGCTCGCCCGGCCCGCCCCCCTTCTCCTCCCCCGTTCAGACAAGGAACCATGCCCATGGCTGCTGCTCATCGCGCACGTCGCCGCTCTCTCGGCGGAGTGGTGCTCCTCGTGACCACCGCCCTGGTCGCGGCGGTGCTCATGTCCTTCACCCGTTCGATGGCCCCGCCCGCGGGTGCCGCAGTTGTCGCGCAGACCTGGTCGGACGAGTTCGACGGCGCGGCCGGCCGCGCTCCTGACGCCGCCAAGTGGACGCTCGAGACCGGCGGTTCGGGCTTCGGCAACCACGAGCTGCAGTACTACACCACCAGCACCTCGAACGCCGCGCTCGACGGCCAGGGCAACCTCGTCATCACCGCGCGGAAGAACACCGACGCCGGCCTCGGCTGCTGGTACGGGCAGTGCCAATACACCTCGGCCCGGCTGAACACCGCCAAAACCTTCACCCAGGCGTACGGCCGCTTCGAGGCCCGCATCAAAATCCCGCGCGGCCAGGGCATCTGGCCCGCCTTCTGGATGCTCGGCAACGACCTCGGCAGCGTGGGCTGGCCGGGCAGCGGCGAGATCGACATCATGGAGAACATCGGCCGCGAACCCAGCACCGTGCACGGTACGGTGCACGGCCCCGGCTACTCCGGAGCGGGCGGCCTCGGCGCCGCGTACAACCTGCCCGGCGGCCGCGCCTTCGCCGACGACTTCCACGTGTTCGCCGTCGACTGGAGCCCGAACTCCCTCGTCTGGTCGGTGGACGGCACCACGTACAAGACCCTCACGCCGGCCGACACCGGCGGCAACAAGTGGGTCTTCGACCACCCGTTCTTCATCATCCTCAACCTGGCGGTCGGTGGGGACTGGCCCGGCAGCCCGGACGCCTCCACGTCCTTCCCGCAGACGATGACCGTCGACTACGTCCGCGCCTCCTCCGCCGGCGCCCCCTCCGCACGCCCGATCCGTGGCATCGGCGGCATGTGCGTCGACGTCGCCGGCGGCTCCGACGCCGACCGCACCCCCATCCAGCTGCACGACTGCACCGGCAGCGCGGCCCAGCAGTGGACCATCGGCGGCGACGGCACCGTCCGCGCCCTCGGCAAGTGCCTGGACGTCGCGGGCGGCTCCACCGCCGACGGCGCCGTCGTCCAGCTCTACACCTGCAACGGCACCAACGCCCAGAAGTGGACGTACACCGCCGCCCGTGACCTCACCAACACCGGTGCGGGCAAGTGCCTGGACGCCAAGGGCAACTCCTCCGCCGACGGCACCCGGTTGCAGACCTGGACCTGCACCGGCGCCGCCAACCAGAAGTGGACGGTCGGCTGACCCACCAGCCCCGCCGCCCTCCCCTCTCCCCCGTCCCTGCGTCCGACCGCTCCCCCGCCCGACCTGAAGAAGAACGGACCCCCACCGTGACGGCTCGCCACCAGCGAACCCTGCCCCGTAGAAAACTCCTCGCCGTGACGGCGGGCCTGGCCCTGGCCGTGCCCGCCGCGGCAGCCTGGCTCGAGATGAGCGCCAACGCGTCCACCACCGCCACGCTCCCCCTGGACCTGGTGAACACCACCGGCAACAACACGGTGTACGCCTATGTGCTCGGCCGTGA is drawn from Streptomyces sp. NBC_01232 and contains these coding sequences:
- a CDS encoding S1 family peptidase codes for the protein MKHTTPLRAAVAALLLTVGLGAAHAGAASAAPLPEAAAASSAAAPSTSAGLLDAMRRDLGLTASQAEERLSAEKAAAAVEKAARQAAGGAYGGSWYEPSTGRLVVAVTDRAKESEARALGADTRLVRHSAAALDRAKARLDTLRAPTGVAGWHVDPRTNSVVVTVVRTERETPAVRAFVDRARAGGPVTVAETAQAPRTYAAGTVGGDPYYTGNVRCSIGFSVYGGFVTAGHCGQAGAAVRGWDGSAMGTFRGSSFPGNDYAYVGIHNGWWTVPVVLGWGTIPDQLVRGSAEAPVGASICRSGSTTHWHCGTVLAKNETVNYSQGAVHQMTKTSVCAEGGDSGGSFLSGDQAQGVTSGGWGNCSSGGQTWFQPINEILGRYGLTLHTA
- a CDS encoding lamin tail domain-containing protein — its product is MSSASSSVRRIAAIVLAADAIVSAAALPAAAADGDDRHHQQRPRVEISRVQADSPGRDDRSNRSLNGEWVEITNTTRTDLFQDRRDYVWDNRSDTATLRDDRGRTVDSETWGRRR
- a CDS encoding family 16 glycosylhydrolase, producing the protein MAAAHRARRRSLGGVVLLVTTALVAAVLMSFTRSMAPPAGAAVVAQTWSDEFDGAAGRAPDAAKWTLETGGSGFGNHELQYYTTSTSNAALDGQGNLVITARKNTDAGLGCWYGQCQYTSARLNTAKTFTQAYGRFEARIKIPRGQGIWPAFWMLGNDLGSVGWPGSGEIDIMENIGREPSTVHGTVHGPGYSGAGGLGAAYNLPGGRAFADDFHVFAVDWSPNSLVWSVDGTTYKTLTPADTGGNKWVFDHPFFIILNLAVGGDWPGSPDASTSFPQTMTVDYVRASSAGAPSARPIRGIGGMCVDVAGGSDADRTPIQLHDCTGSAAQQWTIGGDGTVRALGKCLDVAGGSTADGAVVQLYTCNGTNAQKWTYTAARDLTNTGAGKCLDAKGNSSADGTRLQTWTCTGAANQKWTVG
- a CDS encoding PP2C family protein-serine/threonine phosphatase — its product is MDEASVDRSEGFGERLLGLLLDRAPHLPPQLIAPLIAEEVGRFGGRDVSILLQDYAQELLVPLPGRKLHVSQPQPVIDSPAGRAFLRGEVVEVPQARGGVRMYLPLLDGSDTVGVMVLTLDDVGEDDRRLLRWLAGLVADLLVTKNAYTDQFFLARRREPMSVSAEIQWGLLPPLTMTVPQVAVAGMLEPAYRVAGDSFDYALNDNILHVAVIDAMGHGLNAAVMATVAIGAYRHARRVFVSLAEKYTYMDDAVSGQFGPDHFVTAQLMHLNITTGELELVNAGHPAPLLIRDGKVLRQLDSATTLPVGFGGEEPRITEHTLQQGDRVLCYTDGIIEEHVAGGEQFGEERLIRCVNRLGERPSEGMRADLRRLSHALKSARGGHTSDDATLFMIEWRGGAAGHLAVLD